The proteins below come from a single Streptomyces sp. M92 genomic window:
- a CDS encoding wax ester/triacylglycerol synthase family O-acyltransferase, with the protein MTSDPLAPLDLAFWNIESAEHPLHLGALGLFTALSPTAGAHAADLLAARAPAVPGLRMRIRDTWQAPLALRRPFAFGGATREPDPHFDPLDHVRLHAPTTDFHARAGRLMERPLERGRPPWEAHVLPGADGDRFAVLFKFHHALADGLRALTLAAGVLDPMDLPAPRSRPEPPPRGLLPDVRALPERLRGALSDAGRALDIGAAAALSTLDVRSSPALTASSSGTRRTAGVAVDLDDVHHVRKTTGGTVNDVLIAVVAGALRRWLDERGDGSEGVAPRALIPVSKRRPRTAHPQGNRLSGYLIRLPVGDPDPLSRLGTVRAAMDRNKDAGPGRGAGAVALLADHVPALGHRLGGPLVSGAARLWFDILVTSVPLPSLGLRLGGHPLTEVYPLAPLARGHALAVAVSTYRGQVHYGLVADAKAVPDLDRFARALTEEVETLLTACRP; encoded by the coding sequence TTGACTTCCGATCCGCTCGCTCCCCTCGACCTGGCCTTCTGGAACATCGAGTCCGCCGAGCACCCCCTGCACCTCGGCGCGCTCGGTCTCTTCACGGCGCTCTCGCCCACCGCGGGCGCGCACGCCGCGGACCTGCTCGCGGCCCGCGCCCCCGCGGTGCCCGGCCTGCGGATGCGGATCCGGGACACCTGGCAGGCGCCGCTCGCGCTGCGCCGCCCGTTCGCCTTCGGCGGCGCCACCCGCGAACCCGACCCCCACTTCGACCCGCTCGACCACGTCCGGCTGCACGCCCCGACGACGGACTTCCACGCCCGCGCCGGCCGCCTCATGGAACGTCCCCTGGAGCGCGGCCGGCCGCCGTGGGAGGCGCACGTGCTGCCCGGCGCGGACGGGGACCGCTTCGCCGTGCTGTTCAAGTTCCACCACGCCCTGGCCGATGGCCTGCGCGCCCTCACCCTCGCCGCCGGCGTCCTCGACCCGATGGACCTCCCCGCTCCCCGGTCCCGCCCCGAGCCGCCGCCGCGCGGCCTCCTGCCGGACGTGCGCGCCCTGCCCGAGCGGCTGCGCGGCGCCCTGTCCGACGCGGGCCGCGCCCTCGACATCGGCGCCGCCGCGGCCCTGTCCACCCTCGATGTGCGCTCCTCGCCCGCGCTCACCGCCTCCTCCTCCGGCACCCGCCGCACCGCGGGCGTCGCCGTGGACCTCGACGACGTGCACCACGTGCGCAAGACCACCGGCGGCACCGTCAACGACGTACTGATCGCGGTCGTCGCCGGCGCCCTGCGCCGCTGGCTGGACGAGCGTGGCGACGGCAGCGAGGGCGTCGCGCCCCGCGCCCTGATCCCCGTCTCCAAACGCCGCCCGCGCACCGCCCACCCACAGGGCAACCGGCTCTCCGGTTACCTGATACGGCTTCCGGTCGGCGACCCCGACCCCCTCTCCCGCCTCGGCACGGTCCGCGCGGCCATGGACCGCAACAAGGACGCCGGACCCGGCCGGGGCGCCGGCGCAGTCGCCCTGCTCGCCGACCACGTCCCGGCCCTCGGCCACCGGCTCGGCGGGCCGCTGGTCTCCGGGGCCGCGCGGCTCTGGTTCGACATCCTGGTCACCAGCGTCCCCCTGCCCAGCCTCGGCCTGCGCCTGGGCGGCCATCCGCTCACCGAGGTCTACCCGCTGGCGCCGCTGGCCCGCGGCCACGCCCTCGCCGTGGCCGTCTCGACGTACCGGGGACAGGTCCACTACGGCCTGGTCGCCGACGCGAAGGCCGTGCCGGACCTCGACCGGTTCGCCCGGGCGCTGACCGAGGAGGTGGAGACGTTGCTCACGGCCTGCCGTCCCTGA
- a CDS encoding SDR family NAD(P)-dependent oxidoreductase: MTVTQDGSATTDEVAASEYGPGIDPERLAVCLDVLKELDELDVDHPDAITVRRATSHIYRMVKQRRRQERRAAKTANDKAVTEATATGSAQRIDDETEGILPSSRTEEGTIAGILQRPRSCYVCKQRYVEVDYFYHQLCRDCAAENRSRRDARADLTGKRALLTGGRAKIGMYIALRLLRDGAHTTITTRFPKDAIRRFKAMDDSAEWIHRLEVVGIDLRDPAQAVALADQVTEQGPLDILINNATQTVRRLPSAYAALVEGESAPLPAGELPAHHVIGAFNSGAVDGLAALPLGTSGLDAQRVADLALVAGNASVVRHREGTAIDAGGLVPDVVDTNTWVQTIEQISPVELLETQLCNYTSPFILISKLRPAMAEAARRAASGRAYVVNVSAMEGVFARGYKGAGHPNTNAAKAAMNMVTRTSAQEMFDTDRILMTSVDTGWITDERPHYDKLRLAEAGFHAPLDLVDGAARVYDPVVRGEAGEDLYGVFLKDYAPGKW, translated from the coding sequence ATGACGGTGACACAGGACGGTTCGGCGACCACGGACGAGGTGGCGGCGTCCGAGTACGGCCCCGGCATCGACCCCGAACGGCTCGCGGTCTGCCTCGACGTGCTGAAGGAACTCGACGAGCTGGACGTCGACCACCCCGACGCGATCACGGTCCGCCGGGCGACCTCGCACATCTACCGCATGGTCAAGCAGCGCCGCCGCCAGGAGCGCCGGGCCGCCAAGACCGCCAACGACAAGGCGGTCACCGAGGCCACCGCCACCGGCTCCGCCCAGCGCATCGACGACGAGACCGAGGGCATCCTGCCCTCCTCCCGCACCGAGGAGGGCACGATCGCGGGGATACTCCAGCGCCCCCGCTCCTGCTACGTCTGCAAGCAGCGCTACGTCGAGGTCGACTACTTCTACCACCAGCTCTGCCGGGACTGCGCCGCCGAGAACCGCTCCCGCCGCGACGCCCGCGCCGACCTCACCGGCAAGCGCGCGCTGCTCACCGGCGGCCGGGCCAAGATCGGCATGTACATCGCGCTCAGGCTGCTGCGCGACGGCGCGCACACCACCATCACGACCCGCTTCCCCAAAGACGCCATCCGCCGCTTCAAGGCCATGGACGACTCCGCGGAGTGGATCCACCGCCTGGAGGTCGTCGGTATCGACCTGCGTGACCCGGCCCAGGCCGTGGCGCTGGCCGACCAGGTGACCGAGCAGGGCCCGCTGGACATCCTGATCAACAACGCCACCCAGACCGTTCGGCGTCTTCCCTCCGCCTACGCCGCGCTCGTCGAGGGGGAGAGCGCCCCGCTGCCGGCCGGCGAACTGCCCGCCCACCACGTCATCGGCGCCTTCAACTCCGGCGCGGTGGACGGCCTGGCCGCGCTGCCCCTCGGCACCTCGGGCCTCGACGCGCAGAGGGTGGCCGACCTCGCCCTGGTCGCCGGCAACGCCAGCGTGGTCCGGCACCGCGAGGGCACCGCGATCGACGCGGGCGGCCTCGTCCCCGACGTCGTCGACACCAACACCTGGGTGCAGACCATCGAGCAGATCTCCCCGGTCGAGCTGCTCGAGACCCAGCTGTGCAACTACACCTCGCCCTTCATCCTCATCAGCAAGCTGCGCCCGGCGATGGCCGAGGCCGCGCGCCGGGCCGCGTCGGGACGCGCGTACGTCGTCAACGTCTCGGCGATGGAGGGCGTGTTCGCCCGTGGTTACAAGGGGGCCGGCCACCCGAACACCAACGCCGCCAAGGCCGCGATGAACATGGTGACGCGGACCAGTGCCCAGGAGATGTTCGACACCGACCGCATCCTGATGACCTCGGTCGACACCGGCTGGATCACCGACGAGCGCCCCCACTACGACAAGCTGCGCCTGGCCGAGGCCGGCTTCCACGCACCGCTCGACCTGGTCGACGGCGCCGCCCGCGTCTACGACCCGGTCGTGCGCGGAGAGGCGGGCGAGGACCTGTACGGCGTCTTCCTGAAGGACTACGCGCCCGGCAAGTGGTGA